DNA sequence from the Alteribacter lacisalsi genome:
GATGTGGAGGTAAGAGCGGTAGCGTACGACATGTTTTCAGAGGAAGCGGCAATCGGGCATCTCATTCTCGCCGAGAGCCCGAGCGACGAAGCGGAAGAGGCGATGCTCTGGGGGCTGTTCACTTCAAATCAGCTAACAGGAAATCTTGACCAGCAAACCGTCATAAGTATTGCAGTCAGACTAAGTGACGCAGCGAGCCGGCCGGAGCTGCCGGAGCGGATCGGCCGTCTTGGAAGAATTGAAGACCTGTTAATTACACAGGGGCTGGTTCTCCCCCTTTACTGGACGTACCAGCAGGCGGCGTTTTCAAGTGAACTGATGGGAGTCAGGCTCAATGCGTTCGGACTTGTCCCTTTTGATGAGCTGTTCTTCAAAAAAGCAACAGGGATTTTAGTATAAGAGGCGAAACAAAGTGAGTATGATAAAAATCAGAGTTGAAAGAAGGCGGACTACTTTGGGGAAGATCGTAGGTTTTGACATCAGCAGCCAGGAACCTGAAAAGGCTGCAATATTTTATTCAGAGGTGTTTGGATGGGAAACAGAAGAAGCTCATTGGGGGTATCGTCCTGTAAAACCGGAAAGCTGCAGTGAAGAATGGAAATTGCATGGCGGAATCAGTAAGGGGACTGCTGATTTCCCGCACGGCACCCGGATTCAGATCCAGGTGGATTCAATTGAGAACACGCTTGAAAAAGCAAAGGCAGCCGGCGCATTGGTAGTAAGGGAAAGAATGGATTTCGATGACTTTTCCCTCGCATATCTCACAGATCCGACCGGCGTAGGCCTCGGCCTGATTGAATATAGAACTGGCGTTTAAATGAGTTTTTTCTATAAGTGAAGCTTCATGCCCTCGTGGCTCGCTGTGAATCCGAGTGCTTCATAAAATCGGATCGCATCGAGCCTTTTTTTGTCAGTTGTCAGCTGAACCACATGGCAACCTCGTTCTCGGGCCCTGTCAATCGCCCAGTTTAACATCAGTGTGCCGAGTCCTTTCCCCCGTTCATTAGACGAGGTGCGTACGCCTTCAATCGTGCATCGCCAGCCGCCCTGATAGGTAAGGTAGGGGATGAAGGTAAGCTGGAGCATGCCGCAGATTTTTTCATCTTTACATGCGACCACAAGCTCATTATTCTGATCACGCTGAATGGCCGCAAACGCCTCATGGTAGCTGTGAGGAAGCGGATCGGTCCATTTCTCACGCTCACGTCCAAGTTCGTCGTCGGCAAGCATGGCGACAAGTAAAGGCAGGTCATTCAGTTCAGCATTGCGAAAGATAACTGGATTGTTGCTCATAGATCAAACTCCTTTTCTCTCATCTTATCATAAAAAGATCCTGGTACAGACAGCAAATCAGGAAGAATGGAATCGCTCTCTTTTCAGGTAGGGACACCGTATTACTATGAACCACAGATAGCGGTAAGCTGGTTTACCAGAGAAAAATACAGCCAAAAAAATACCCCCGCACCAGCGGAGGTATTTGTATTAAGGTCCGGTTGGTGCAGTAGGTCCGGTAGGTCCAGTAGCACCCGTGGCCCCAGTAGCGCCCGTAGCACCCGTAGCACCCGTAGCACCTGTAGCCCCCGTGGCACCTGTGGCACCAGTAGCACCTGTAGCACCAGTAGCACCTGTAGCACCAGTAGCACCTGTGGCACCTGTGGCACCTGTGGCACCAGTAGCCCCTGTCGCACCCGTGGCACCCGTAGCACCCGTAGCACCCGTAGCACCCGTGGCACCCGTAGCACCCGTGGCACCCGTAGCACCCGTGGCACCCGTAGCACCCGTGGCACCCGTAGCCCCAGTAGCACCCGTGGCCCCAGTAGCACCCGTAGCACCCGTAGCCCCAGTGGCCCCAGTAGCGCCCGTAGCACCCGTGGCACCCGTAGCCCCAGTGGCCCCAGTAGCGCCCGTAGCACCCGTAGCACCCGTGGCACCCGTAGCACCCGTGGCACCCGTAGCACCCGTGGCCCCAGTAGCGCCCGTAGCACCCGTAGCACCCGTAGCACCCGTGGCACCCGTAGCACCCGTGGCACCCGTAGCACCCGTAGCACCCGTAGCCCCAGTGGCCCCAGTAGCGCCCGTAGCACCTGTGGCCCCAGTAGCACCTGTGGCACCCGTAGCACCAGTAGCACCCGTAGCACCCGTGGCACCCGTAGCACCCGTAGCACCCGTAGCACCCGTGGCCCCTGTGGCACCAGTAGCACCTGTGGCACCCGTGGCTCCGGTAGCCCCTGTTGCACCCGTAGCCCCCGTAGCACCTGTGGTACCAGTAGCACCAGTAGCACCCGTAGCACCCGTAGCACCCGTAGCACCTGTGGCCCCAGTAGCACCTGTGGCACCAGTGGCACCAGTAGCACCCGTGGCCCCCGTAGCACCAGTGGCACCCGTAGCACCCGTAGCACCCGTAGCCCCAGTGGCACCCGTAGCCCCCGTAGCCCCCGTAGCACCTGTGGCACCAGTAGCACCAGTAGCACCTGTAGCCCCTGTAGCCCCTGTGGCCCCCGTAGCACCTGTCGGTCCAGTAGGTCCAGTAGGTCCAATTCCGCCGTTACCTTCAGTAATGAATAAGG
Encoded proteins:
- a CDS encoding GNAT family N-acetyltransferase, producing the protein MSNNPVIFRNAELNDLPLLVAMLADDELGREREKWTDPLPHSYHEAFAAIQRDQNNELVVACKDEKICGMLQLTFIPYLTYQGGWRCTIEGVRTSSNERGKGLGTLMLNWAIDRARERGCHVVQLTTDKKRLDAIRFYEALGFTASHEGMKLHL
- a CDS encoding NTTRR-F1 domain — encoded protein: MSFEDRIINGSFETGTLAGWISQFALPTSLHSNSGSWSARIAGGAVNGYLLQFVEANPGESFIFMVSASREGTEASPPLSFSVTYYDDSFNFLGYGLIANLPAGRLPTTNNRAWHQLYRATSIAPLGTTQALVLINKLPLAGSPDVVFDDVSLFITEGNGGIGPTGPTGPTGATGATGATGATGATGATGATGATGATGATGATGATGATGATGATGATGATGATGATGATGATGATGATGATGATGATGATGTTGATGATGATGATGATGATGATGATGATGATGATGATGATGATGATGATGATGATGATGATGATGATGATGATGATGATGATGATGATGATGATGATGATGATGATGATGATGATGATGATGATGATGATGATGATGATGATGATGATGATGATGATGATGATGATGATGATGATGATGATGATGATGATGATGATGATGATGATGATGATGATGATGATGATGATGATGATGATGATGATGATGATGPTGPTAPTGP
- a CDS encoding VOC family protein; protein product: MGKIVGFDISSQEPEKAAIFYSEVFGWETEEAHWGYRPVKPESCSEEWKLHGGISKGTADFPHGTRIQIQVDSIENTLEKAKAAGALVVRERMDFDDFSLAYLTDPTGVGLGLIEYRTGV